The following is a genomic window from Saprospiraceae bacterium.
ATTTAGGCAAGGCTCTGTAGACTCTGAATAGGGCCAAACCACCTTCACCTTCCTGGTTTCCGGTATTTCCATCTTTTATAAGTTTTCTTGCTTCAGCCAGATATTCAGTAGCTAATTGACGCTGGACACTAAAGAGTTTTTCGATTTTGGGTTTCAGTTCCACATATTCCTGCTCTTCAAGTCCCTGAGGAACAGGCCCTGATATGATCAGTGGCGTTCTGGCATCATCTACGAGGACAGAGTCTACCTCATCCACCATGGCATAATGATGTTTCACCTGGACAAGCTCATCTTTATCCCTGACCATATTATCTCTCAGATAATCAAAACCAAACTCATTGTTGGTACCATAGGTGATATCGCACCTGTATGCACCTATTCTCTCAGGAGAGTGTGGTTTGTATTTGTCTATACAATCTACAGTAAGCAATAGAAACTGAAATATAGGTCCTACCCACTCACTATCCCGCCTTGCAAGGTAATCATTGACCGTGATGATGTGGACACCCAGTCCGGCAAGCCCGTTGAGGTAGGCAGGTAATGTGGCAACCAATGTTTTTCCTTCTCCCGTGGCCATTTCAGCAATCTTACCTTCATGAAGCACCATGCCACCTATCAATTGAACATCATAATGCAGCATATTCCAAGTCACATCTCCTCCGGCTGCTTTCCAGCTGTTTTTCCAAATAGCTTTGTCTCCATCAATCATAATAAAATCCCTTGAAACTGCCAGATTTCGGTCGTGTTCTGTTGCCGTAACTTCAAGAGTGCTATTTTCTTTGAATCTTTTGGCAGTTTCTTTCACCACGGCAAATGCCTCGGGCAAAATTTCTTTTAATGTACTTTCCAGGTATTTATTTCTTTCCTTTTTAAGAGCATCTACTTCGTTGAATATGATTTCTTTTTGTGTAAAGTCTTCCTCATTGTGAGCTTTAATTGTCAATGCCTCAATATCTGCATCTATATCTGCAAGACTTTCTTTGATCCTTTGTCTGAATTCGAGAGTTTTGTTTCTTAAAGCATCATTTGAAAGACCTTGGTATGAATCATAAAACAGGTTTGTCTGTTTTACAATTTCTGAATATAACTTGACATCCTTTTCGTGTTTATTGCCAAAGATATTTTTTAAAAAATTGAACATATCTATTTATTTTTTTTTGAATGGTAGGATTATTAAAGCTATGGTATTGAGTATGTTTAAAAATCTGCTGTTGGAGTGAAAGGGATAAAAGTTATTTCTTTTAACTACAACCGCTGCGCAAAGATATGAATATATGTAATATCATCATAAAGTATTATACCGTTCCAAAATCATTCCAAAGATTTTATCCTGCCAAAATGGCATAATTTAACTTTTGACTTTGTGTTATTGTCTGCATTTATTATAGAAAAGTATTTTTTTGACATATTTAACAATGAACGATTTTATAGTTATTCTAACTATTGCCAGACAATTTAAAAAGTTTTCATTAAAAAGAAAAAACAGATTATAGTTTAAAATGCAATGTCGTTTAGTTAAGACCTCTTTATGAAGTCTTTCCCTTTTAAGCGAAAGATTTAGATAGGGTAAAAACAAAGAAAAATTCGACATCTAAACGACATTGGTTTAAAATAATAATGGCCAGTGTTTATTTTGAAATATTAATATGTCTTCGGCAATCACATTTTCATTACACACATTTTGGGATTTAATGACTAATCATTAAAATTTTATTTTGAATAATTAAATTGGGATATGTTTTGTTTGGTTAGAATTCATTGCTTTGATTCTTTTTAAAATATTATTTGGTGGTTATTATCAAATTTATGTTTAATTTTGCGCAAAAAATATACTGAAATGTTTGACTGGTTTAGAAATCTTTTCTTCCCGACCGATACCCCAGATATCACTCAATCTATTATTGCCATCCTGATCACCATAGGTTTAGGTGTCCTTCTTGGGAGACTTAAATTTAACAAAGTATCATTAGGTGTATCTGCAGTAATGTTCACAGGAATATTTTTAGGGCATTATGGTTTTGTCGTAAAACAGGATATTTCCACTTTTATAAGGGATTTTGGATTGATCCTTTTTGTTTATGCTATAGGTATTCAAGTAGGACCATCATTTTTTTCTTCCTTCAGAAAGGAAGGCATTCGATACAATGCATTGGCAGTAACTACAGTATTGTTGGGAGGACTCATCACTTTTATTATTTTTAAAATCAGTGATATGGGTATAGCAAACGCAGTTGGGCTGATGTCAGGGTCTGTGACCAATACTCCCGGACTTGGGGCTGCAAAATCATCACTTCACGAAATAGAACTTCAATTTGCCGGCAAACAATTTGCAGATCCCGCTGTAGCATACGCGATTACGTACCCTATGGGTGTACTAGGAGTTATTTTTGTCATCATACTTACCAAAGTCATATTTAAGGTAAACATCAAGGAAGAGTTAGCAAAATTACAAAATACATCCGGGCAGGACGCATCAGGGCTTGTCAGAAAAAAATGTCGTGTCACCAACCCTGAAGTATTTGGAAAAAGCATATATCACATTATGAGAGATTTCAGTCTCAATGATATCATTATATCAAGACTAAAACATAGTGGTTCGTCAGATGTTTTTTCACCACCTATGGATACCAGACTTTCTGATAAAGACGTCTTGATGGTGATCGGTACAGCTGATATGGTAGAAAAATTTATTGGTTTAATAGGGAAAGAATCATCAGATCAGTTGATAGAAGATGAGAAAGATGTAGTCAGTAAAACCATCTTTGTAACGAAAAAATCCGCTTCTCACAAGACACTGGCTGAGCTTGATTTGTTCAATAAATATGGATTGAAAGTTACCCGAGTATTTCGGTCAGGTATGGAATTATTGGCATCACCTTCTCTGGAGTTATATTATGGGGACAGGATAAGGGTGGTAGGTGACAAGGATGATATAGCTGAAGTAGAAAAAATCATTGGGAATTCAGAGAAAAAGTTGCTTGAGCCGGATTTTTTATCTCTTTTTGGTGGTCTGGTTATCGGAATCATTATTGGTTCTATTCCTATTGCCATTCCTTCTCTTCCAGTTCCCATCAAACTTGGTTTTGCGGCTGGTCCGTTGCTTGCTGCATTGATGATCAGCAGATACGGTGGTATAGGTGTGATACACTCCTATATCAATAATGGAGCTATTCATTTTATGAAGGACCTTGGAATTTGTTTATTTTTTGCATCTGTAGGATTACATGCCGGTACTCATTTTTACGAAAATTTTACTCAGAACAATGGTTGGTTATGGATATTTTATGGAGCTTTCATCACATTTATCCCTTTGATATTTATGGTCTTTGTTGGGAAGGTCATTATGAAAATCAACTATACAAAACTCATAGGCTTGATGAGCGGGTCATATACTGATCCAGCCGCACTTGCATTTTCCAACGGATATATAGATTCAGATGTACCTACACAATCTTATGCTACTGTGTATCCATTGGTGACTATTTTCAGGATTTTTGTTGCCCAAATTTTGATATTACTTTGTTTCTAAAACTAGATGGAAATTTAAAAATTTCATTCAATATCCTGATTTTCCTAATTCTAAAAGGGATATATCAATAGTTTAATTTTATTTAAATATATGATTACAAGCACGTTATGAATATATTATTTTTAATGTGACCATTTCAAAGGTATTTAATATTAAAAAATTTATAGTTTTGTCCCCCGATAATCATTTATCTGATAAAAATCAGGCGTAAAAGAAGATTTCACAAACATTGATATCATTGTAAATTAATAATATAATCCATGGCCAAAAACTTACTGATCGTTGAGTCCCCTGCAAAAGCCAAAACGATAGAAAAAATTCTGGGTAGTGACTTCATCGTCAAATCCAGTTATGGACATATCAGGGACCTTGAAAAAGGCAATAAAGGAATTGATATTGAAAACGACTTCGAACCCTTTTATGTAGTTTCTCCGGAAAAAACTAAAGTTGTTAAAGAACTTAAAGAACACGTAAGAAAATCAGATGAAGTTTGGCTGGCAACGGATGAGGATCGTGAAGGTGAAGCCATCTCCTGGCATCTGTGTCAGGAATTAAATCTCAATGTCAGTACCACTAAACGTATTGTTTTTTCAGAAATCACCAAACCTGCCATACAAAGAGCCGTATCAAATCCCAGAAAAGTTGATGTTGATCTTGTCAATGCGCAGCAAGCCAGAAGGATATTGGACAGGATTGTAGGTTTTGAACTTTCTGAAGTGCTGTGGCGAAAAGTTAAAAATAAATTATCGGCCGGTAGGGTACAATCAGTGGCAGTAAAATTGATTGTTGA
Proteins encoded in this region:
- a CDS encoding putative transporter, which gives rise to MFDWFRNLFFPTDTPDITQSIIAILITIGLGVLLGRLKFNKVSLGVSAVMFTGIFLGHYGFVVKQDISTFIRDFGLILFVYAIGIQVGPSFFSSFRKEGIRYNALAVTTVLLGGLITFIIFKISDMGIANAVGLMSGSVTNTPGLGAAKSSLHEIELQFAGKQFADPAVAYAITYPMGVLGVIFVIILTKVIFKVNIKEELAKLQNTSGQDASGLVRKKCRVTNPEVFGKSIYHIMRDFSLNDIIISRLKHSGSSDVFSPPMDTRLSDKDVLMVIGTADMVEKFIGLIGKESSDQLIEDEKDVVSKTIFVTKKSASHKTLAELDLFNKYGLKVTRVFRSGMELLASPSLELYYGDRIRVVGDKDDIAEVEKIIGNSEKKLLEPDFLSLFGGLVIGIIIGSIPIAIPSLPVPIKLGFAAGPLLAALMISRYGGIGVIHSYINNGAIHFMKDLGICLFFASVGLHAGTHFYENFTQNNGWLWIFYGAFITFIPLIFMVFVGKVIMKINYTKLIGLMSGSYTDPAALAFSNGYIDSDVPTQSYATVYPLVTIFRIFVAQILILLCF